In one window of Oryza sativa Japonica Group chromosome 9, ASM3414082v1 DNA:
- the LOC4347044 gene encoding uncharacterized protein isoform X2 produces MKDHLMVNVDDLMAPECFETTGAAKNSSGEAAAQAPTTVHTFLAVGESMAPEEEPLLQLVECRICQEEDSIKNLESPCACTGSLKYAHRACVQRWCNEKGDVTCEICHEPYEHGYTAPTRPHPDETTIDISGGWTITGTAFDLRDPRILAVAQNHIMEAEYDDYSATNASTAAFCRSAALVLMALLLLRHALTLTDEDDDDTSAMFSLFLLRAAGFLLPFYIMAWAVSILQRRRQRQVSMLSYRRRLP; encoded by the exons aTGAAGGATCATCTAATGGTAAATGTTGATGATCTAATGGCGCCTGAATGCTTTGAGACCACTGGGGCAGCCAAGAATTCATCAGGGGAAGCCGCTGCGCAGGCACCCACTACAGTGCATACCTTTTTGGCAGTTGGAGAAAGCATGGCCCCTGAAGAAGAACCTCTTCTGCAGTTGGTGGAATGTCGCATTTGTCAGGAGGAAGACAGTATAAAAAATCTGGAGAGCCCATGTGCCTGTACTGGCAGTCTAAAG tATGCTCATCGGGCTTGTGTGCAACGATGGTGCAATGAGAAAGGAGATGTAACGTGTGAAATTTGTCATGAG CCATATGAACACGGTTACACTGCACCTACTAGGCCTCATCCTGATGAAACTACCATTGACATCAG TGGTGGCTGGACCATTACTGGTACTGCATTTGACTTGCGTGATCCTAGGATCCTTGCAGTTGCACAGAACCACATTATGGAAGCTGAATACGATGATTACTCTGCCACAAATGCCAGCACTGCTGCTTTTTGTCGCTCTGCTGCTCTAGTT TTAATGGCTCTGTTATTATTGAGACATGCGCTGACTCTaactgatgaagatgacgatgataCTTCTGCAATGTTTTCA CTTTTTCTATTGCGTGCTGCTGGATTTCTGCTACCATTCTATATAATGGCTTGGGCAGTGAGTATCTTGCAGCGCCGCAGACAGCGACAGGTCAGTATGTTATCATACAG GAGGCGGCTGCCTTAG
- the LOC4347044 gene encoding uncharacterized protein isoform X1, with the protein MKDHLMVNVDDLMAPECFETTGAAKNSSGEAAAQAPTTVHTFLAVGESMAPEEEPLLQLVECRICQEEDSIKNLESPCACTGSLKYAHRACVQRWCNEKGDVTCEICHEPYEHGYTAPTRPHPDETTIDISGGWTITGTAFDLRDPRILAVAQNHIMEAEYDDYSATNASTAAFCRSAALVLMALLLLRHALTLTDEDDDDTSAMFSLFLLRAAGFLLPFYIMAWAVSILQRRRQRQEAAALAATEVAFILQSGQGTGVHFTIAPDSPTTPQHEPQP; encoded by the exons aTGAAGGATCATCTAATGGTAAATGTTGATGATCTAATGGCGCCTGAATGCTTTGAGACCACTGGGGCAGCCAAGAATTCATCAGGGGAAGCCGCTGCGCAGGCACCCACTACAGTGCATACCTTTTTGGCAGTTGGAGAAAGCATGGCCCCTGAAGAAGAACCTCTTCTGCAGTTGGTGGAATGTCGCATTTGTCAGGAGGAAGACAGTATAAAAAATCTGGAGAGCCCATGTGCCTGTACTGGCAGTCTAAAG tATGCTCATCGGGCTTGTGTGCAACGATGGTGCAATGAGAAAGGAGATGTAACGTGTGAAATTTGTCATGAG CCATATGAACACGGTTACACTGCACCTACTAGGCCTCATCCTGATGAAACTACCATTGACATCAG TGGTGGCTGGACCATTACTGGTACTGCATTTGACTTGCGTGATCCTAGGATCCTTGCAGTTGCACAGAACCACATTATGGAAGCTGAATACGATGATTACTCTGCCACAAATGCCAGCACTGCTGCTTTTTGTCGCTCTGCTGCTCTAGTT TTAATGGCTCTGTTATTATTGAGACATGCGCTGACTCTaactgatgaagatgacgatgataCTTCTGCAATGTTTTCA CTTTTTCTATTGCGTGCTGCTGGATTTCTGCTACCATTCTATATAATGGCTTGGGCAGTGAGTATCTTGCAGCGCCGCAGACAGCGACAG GAGGCGGCTGCCTTAGCAGCAACTGAGGTGGCATTCATTCTTCAGTCTGGGCAAGGAACCGGAGTGCATTTCACCATTGCACCGGATTCGCCGACCACACCGCAGCACGAGCCACAGCCTTGA
- the LOC4347045 gene encoding uncharacterized protein has protein sequence MAATASTSGEWLKGALQELRERMGGALELDADLISGLVSFCELAPPPDAADYLANIIGVEAAQDLIQEYLQRRGYIDPLKGNENLQSSNLQPYVKPSAEAGPTQTKKQTRTQKDAAASSSGQSSKNQPETTEPRVASKRGSKKKAVKAISLAEAAKGSIVFKQGKPCSCQARQHNLVSNCLSCGKIVCEQEGEGPCSFCGALVLMEGSTYAGLSDVEIPLSEAEAEAEAYAKRLVDYDRNSAARTKVYDDQSDYFEMEGNSWLSSKEKSDLKKQHGEAQEAAEKDKGKVVVTFDLVGRKVILNKDGATVLESEHRILGPPEEKDQIHRIQANPTIREQPVFIETGPVKPKTDRARQSKRLTKNGLCLEVTGRLQHDDKDPQSFLGGKMKKGDHLAYSSFGQPREGDDFDCSQDFD, from the exons atggcggcgacggcgagcacgtCCGGCGAGTGGCTGAAGGGCGCGCTGCAGGAGCTGCGGGAGCGGATGGGTGGCGCGCTGGAGCTCGACGCGGACCTCATCTCGGGCCTCGTCTCCTTCTGCGAGCTCGCGCCTCCGCCCGACGCCGCTGACTACCTCGCG AATATTATTGGAGTAGAAGCTGCTCAGGACCTTATTCAGGAGTACTTGCAGAGGAGGGGTTACATTGATCCATTGAAGGGCAATGAAAACCTACAATCATCAAATCTTCAGCCTTATGTGAAGCCTTCTGCTGAAGCTGGGCCTACCCAAACCAAGAAGCAGACACGCACACAAAAAGATGCAGCAGCATCTTCTTCTGGCCAGAGTTCCAAGAATCAACCAGAGACTACTGAACCCCGAGTTGCCTCCAAGAGAGGTTCAAAAAAGAAAGCAGTAAAGGCCATCTCCCTTGCTGAGGCAGCGAAGGGTTCTATTGTCTTCAAGCAGGGGAAACCTTGTTCATGCCAAGCACGCCAGCACAACCTTGTCAGCAACTGCTTATCATGTGGCAAAATTGTGTGTGAACAAGAGGGTGAGGGACCATGCAGTTTCTGTGGTGCACTTGTTCTAATGGAAGGAAGCACATATGCTGGTTTAAGTGATGTTGAAATTCCTCTTTCGGAAGCAGAAGCTGAAGCTGAAGCATATGCAAAGAGGCTTGTTGACTATGACAGAAACTCTGCAGCAAGGACTAAAGTTTATGATGATCAAAGTGACTACTTTGAAATGGAAGGAAATAGTTGGCTTTCTTCAAag GAAAAGTCAGACCTAAAGAAGCAGCACGGGGAAGCTCAGGAAGCAGCTGAAAAGGATAAAGGGAAAGTGGTCGTCACATTTGATTTGGTGGGCCGCAAG GTAATTTTGAACAAGGATGGAGCCACCGTGTTGGAATCCGAGCACCGGATCTTGGGACCACCTGAAGAGAAGGATCAGATCCACCGCATACAAGCCAACCCCACAATCAGAGAGCAGCCCGTGTTCATCGAAACAGGGCCAGTGAAGCCAAAAACTGACAGAGCTCGACAGAGCAAGAGACTCACCAAGAATGGCCTGTGCCTGGAGGTAACTGGGAGGCTGCAGCACGATGACAAGGACCCCCAGAGCTTCCTGGGTGGCAAGATGAAGAAGGGTGATCATCTGGCGTACAGTTCTTTCGGCCAACCCCGTGAAGGGGACGACTTCGACTGCTCCCAAGATTTTGATTGA
- the LOC4347046 gene encoding uncharacterized protein, which translates to MAASSSSAAAAALSPAISLHLLRPLPCRAVLLSRQRRPFPSPRAGCLAAVRAQRRWLRSPEIGRWRRRGGYACLSFNSGNKPPPPSSENSDEWPILRRWDVPWEWQTVVLTMVGCGVSFVLTGLVEQSVLTYVGFRAVEATVDQKAEILFLGQLSVTAVVLGVVYGITNTFRPLPDDIFRYDIKEPFKLQNGWLLWAGVGLFGAIISIALVGVAMTYLNGEPPERETDSLVLLLPLIGSSSASTAFLVGITGVLAPILEETVFRGFLMVSLTKWFPTPVCILVSAALFAFAHLTPGQFPQLFILGVALGFSYAQTHNLLTPITIHAFWNSGVILLLTFLQLQGYDIKELLGAS; encoded by the exons ATGgcggcctcctcgtcgtcggcggcggcggcggcgttgtcgCCGGCGATCTCTCTTCACCTGCTCCGGCCGCTCCCGTGCAGAGCCGTACTCCTGTCCAGGCAACGGAGGCCATTTCCATCGCCAAGAGCTGGCTGCCTGGCGGCGGTAAGAGCTCAGCGGCGGTGGCTCCGGTCGCCGGAGATcggccggtggaggaggcgcgggGGCTACGCCTGCCTCTCCTTCAACTCCGGCAATaagccgcctccgccttccaGTGAG AATTCAGACGAATGGCCAATCCTTCGCCGATGGGATGTGCCGTGGGAGTGGCAGACGGTGGTGCTCACCATGGTGGGCTGTGGAGTAAG CTTTGTTCTGACAGGATTGGTTGAGCAATCGGTTTTGACGTATGTGGGGTTTAGAGCTGTCGAGGCAACGGTAGATCAGAAGGCAGAAATACTTTTCCTTGGACAACT TAGCGTGACAGCAGTTGTGCTGGGTGTTGTATATGGCATCACCAATACCTTCCGACCACTGCCAGATGATATATTTCGTTATG ATATTAAAGAACCATTCAAGCTTCAAAATGGCTGGCTTCTGTGGGCTGGAGTTGGTCTCTTTGGCGCTATAATTTCTATTGCTTTAGTTGGGGTTGCTATGACTTATCTGAATGGTGAACCTCCAGAAAGAGAG actGACTCGTTAGTTCTTTTATTGCCATTAATCGGCTCATCAAGTGCCAG CACTGCTTTTCTGGTGGGCATTACTGGAGTTCTAGCACCAATTCTGGAGGAGACTGTGTTTCGAGGATTTTTAATGGTGTCCTTGACTAAGTG GTTTCCTACTCCAGTTTGCATACTTGTCAGTGCTGCTCTATTTGCCTTTGCTCATCTGACACCTGGACAATTCCCACAGTTGTTTATACTTG GTGTTGCGTTGGGTTTTTCATATGCTCAAACCCATAATCTTCTAACTCCTATCACAATACATGCATTTTGGAACTCGGGAGTAATATTACTGTTAACCTTTCTTCAG CTGCAAGGGTATGATATCAAGGAGCTTTTGGGAGCATCTTGA
- the LOC4347047 gene encoding pentatricopeptide repeat-containing protein At1g74600, chloroplastic isoform X1 — protein MPPRLLRSSTPLAAAHLRALSAFAPRAGEGAPHLFGGMRPRAPDLLARLPAELASFARARAAGRAAPSQFAYGNALAACARAPAPALAEQVYCAAWKDGLSGNAYVCTGMVDLLAKSGRLRDALRVFADGDPSSAVCWNAAVSGAVRNGEGGLAVEMFRDMVWGSCEPNSFTYSGALSACAAGEELSVGRAVHGLVLRRDPEYDVFVGTSLVNMYAKCGDMGAAMREFWRMPVRNVVSWTTAIAGFVQDDEPVSAMLLLREMVRNGVAINKYTATSILLACAQMSMVREASQIHGMVLKTEMYLDCVVKEALISTYTNFGFIELSEKVFEEAGTVSNRSIWSAFISGVSNHSLLRSVQLLRRMFHQGLRPNDKCYASVFSSVNSIEFGGQLHSSAIKEGFIHGILVGSALSTMYSRCDNVQDSYKVFEEMQERDGVSWTAMVAGFATHGHSVEAFLTFRNMILDGFKPDHVSLTAILSACNRPECLLKGKEVHGHTLRVYGETTFINDCFISMYSKCQGVQTARRIFDATPRKDQVMWSSMISGYATNGCGEEAISLFQLMVAASIRIDSYICSSILSLCADIARPFYCKPLHGYAIKAGILSDQSVSSSLVKVYSRSGNMDDSRKVFDEISVPDLVAWTTIIDGYAQHGSSQNALAMFDLMVQLGVRPDTVVLVSVLSACSRNGLVEQGFNYFNSMRTAYGVEPELQHYCCMVDLLGRSGRLAEAKYFVDSMPMKPDLMVWSTLLAACRVHDDTVLGRFVENKIREGNYDSGSFATLSNILANSGDWEEVARIRKTMKGVNKEPGWSMV, from the coding sequence atgccgcctcgcctcctccggtcCTCcacccctctcgccgccgcccaccttcGCGCGCTCTCCGCGTTCGCCCCGCGCGCTGGGGAGGGCGCGCCCCACCTGTTCGGCGGAATGCGGCCGCGGGCACCCGACCTCCTCGCGCGCCTCCCCGCCGAGCTCGCGTCattcgcccgcgcgcgcgccgcggggcgcgccgcgccgagccaGTTCGCCTACGGCAACGCGCTCGCCGCGTGCGcccgcgcccccgcccccgcgctTGCCGAGCAGGTCTACTGCGCCGCATGGAAGGACGGGCTCTCCGGGAACGCGTACGTCTGCACCGGCATGGTCGACCTGCTCGCCAAGAGCGGCCGCCTCCGGGACGCGCTCAGGGTGTTCGCGGACGGGGACCCGAGCAGCGCCGTGTGCTGGAACGCGGCCGTCTCCGGGGCGGTGCGGAACGGCGAGGGCGGGCTCGCCGTCGAGATGTTCCGTGATATGGTGTGGGGCTCGTGCGAGCCCAACTCGTTCACTTACTCCGGGGCTCTCAGCGCGTGCGCGGCGGGTGAAGAGCTGAGCGTTGGGCGGGCGGTGCATGGTCTGGTGCTTCGGCGTGATCCTGAGTACGATGTGTTCGTTGGAACGTCGCTTGTTAACATGTATGCGAAATGTGGTGATATGGGTGCTGCCATGAGGGAGTTCTGGAGAATGCCAGTCCGGAATGTGGTTTCGTGGACCACCGCGATAGCCGGTTTCGTTCAGGATGATGAGCCAGTCAGTGCAATGCTGCTACTTAGGGAAATGGTGCGGAATGGCGTGGCGATCAACAAATACACAGCCACAAGTATCTTGCTTGCTTGCGCTCAGATGTCTATGGTAAGAGAGGCTAGCCAGATACATGGTATGGTTTTGAAGACAGAGATGTACTTGGATTGCGTTGTCAAGGAGGCATTGATTTCGACGTACACTAACTTTGGGTTTATTGAGTTGTCGGAGAAAGTGTTTGAAGAAGCTGGCACAGTAAGCAATAGAAGTATTTGGTCAGCCTTCATATCTGGGGTCAGTAACCATAGCCTTCTGAGATCAGTTCAGTTGTTAAGGAGGATGTTTCATCAAGGTCTAAGACCGAATGACAAATGCTATGCTTCTGTTTTCAGCTCTGTAAATTCAATTGAATTTGGTGGACAACTTCATTCATCAGCCATAAAAGAGGGGTTCATTCATGGTATTCTTGTTGGCAGTGCACTCTCCACCATGTACTCTAGATGTGATAATGTTCAGGATAGCTACAAGGTTTTTGAAGAGATGCAGGAACGAGATGGAGTCTCATGGACAGCAATGGTTGCTGGTTTTGCTACACATGGTCATTCAGTTGAGGCATTCCTAACATTCAGGAATATGATTCTTGATGGATTTAAGCCAGATCATGTGTCGTTAACTGCCATTCTTTCAGCTTGTAATAGACCAGAGTGTTTACTCAAAGGGAAGGAAGTTCATGGTCACACACTTCGTGTCTATGGAGAAACCACATTCATAAACGATTGTTTTATTTCCATGTATTCAAAATGTCAAGGGGTACAAACAGCTAGAAGAATTTTTGATGCAACTCCACGCAAAGATCAGGTCATGTGGTCCTCAATGATATCTGGATATGCTACAAATGGTTGCGGTGAGGAAGCAATCTCATTATTTCAGCTTATGGTGGCAGCAAGCATTCGAATAGATAGTTATATATGCTCGTCTATTCTTAGCCTATGTGCTGATATAGCAAGACCATTCTATTGTAAACCATTACATGGATATGCAATTAAAGCAGGCATATTGTCTGATCAGTCAGTAAGCAGTTCACTTGTGAAGGTGTACTCCAGAAGTGGCAATATGGATGATTCTCGTAAAGTTTTTGATGAAATAAGTGTCCCAGACTTAGTTGCATGGACCACTATAATTGATGGGTATGCTCAGCATGGAAGTAGTCAGAATGCATTGGCAATGTTTGATTTGATGGTTCAGCTTGGGGTAAGACCAGATACTGTTGTATTAGTGAGTGTTTTGTCTGCATGCAGCCGTAATGGTTTAGTTGAGCAAGGTTTTAACTATTTTAATTCAATGAGAACTGCATATGGGGTTGAGCCAGAGTTACAGCACTACTGTTGCATGGTTGATTTACTTGGTCGATCTGGGAGGCTTGCAGAGGCAAAATATTTTGTTGATAGCATGCCTATGAAACCAGACTTGATGGTATGGAGCACCCTACTTGCTGCTTGCAGAGTTCATGATGACACTGTACTTGGACGGTTTGTAGAAAATAAGATCCGTGAAGGAAATTATGATTCAGGTTCCTTTGCAACTCTGTCGAACATTCTTGCGAATTCTGGAGATTGGGAGGAAGTAGCTAGAATCAGAAAAACAATGAAGGGTGTAAATAAAGAACCTGGATGGAGTATGGTGTAA
- the LOC4347047 gene encoding pentatricopeptide repeat-containing protein At1g74600, chloroplastic isoform X2, translating to MPPRLLRSSTPLAAAHLRALSAFAPRAGEGAPHLFGGMRPRAPDLLARLPAELASFARARAAGRAAPSQFAYGNALAACARAPAPALAEQVYCAAWKDGLSGNAYVCTGMVDLLAKSGRLRDALRVFADGDPSSAVCWNAAVSGAVRNGEGGLAVEMFRDMVWGSCEPNSFTYSGALSACAAGEELSVGRAVHGLVLRRDPEYDVFVGTSLVNMYAKCGDMGAAMREFWRMPVRNVVSWTTAIAGFVQDDEPVSAMLLLREMVRNGVAINKYTATSILLACAQMSMVREASQIHGMVLKTEMYLDCVVKEALISTYTNFGFIELSEKVFEEAGTVSNRSIWSAFISGLCKFN from the exons atgccgcctcgcctcctccggtcCTCcacccctctcgccgccgcccaccttcGCGCGCTCTCCGCGTTCGCCCCGCGCGCTGGGGAGGGCGCGCCCCACCTGTTCGGCGGAATGCGGCCGCGGGCACCCGACCTCCTCGCGCGCCTCCCCGCCGAGCTCGCGTCattcgcccgcgcgcgcgccgcggggcgcgccgcgccgagccaGTTCGCCTACGGCAACGCGCTCGCCGCGTGCGcccgcgcccccgcccccgcgctTGCCGAGCAGGTCTACTGCGCCGCATGGAAGGACGGGCTCTCCGGGAACGCGTACGTCTGCACCGGCATGGTCGACCTGCTCGCCAAGAGCGGCCGCCTCCGGGACGCGCTCAGGGTGTTCGCGGACGGGGACCCGAGCAGCGCCGTGTGCTGGAACGCGGCCGTCTCCGGGGCGGTGCGGAACGGCGAGGGCGGGCTCGCCGTCGAGATGTTCCGTGATATGGTGTGGGGCTCGTGCGAGCCCAACTCGTTCACTTACTCCGGGGCTCTCAGCGCGTGCGCGGCGGGTGAAGAGCTGAGCGTTGGGCGGGCGGTGCATGGTCTGGTGCTTCGGCGTGATCCTGAGTACGATGTGTTCGTTGGAACGTCGCTTGTTAACATGTATGCGAAATGTGGTGATATGGGTGCTGCCATGAGGGAGTTCTGGAGAATGCCAGTCCGGAATGTGGTTTCGTGGACCACCGCGATAGCCGGTTTCGTTCAGGATGATGAGCCAGTCAGTGCAATGCTGCTACTTAGGGAAATGGTGCGGAATGGCGTGGCGATCAACAAATACACAGCCACAAGTATCTTGCTTGCTTGCGCTCAGATGTCTATGGTAAGAGAGGCTAGCCAGATACATGGTATGGTTTTGAAGACAGAGATGTACTTGGATTGCGTTGTCAAGGAGGCATTGATTTCGACGTACACTAACTTTGGGTTTATTGAGTTGTCGGAGAAAGTGTTTGAAGAAGCTGGCACAGTAAGCAATAGAAGTATTTGGTCAGCCTTCATATCTGGG CTCTGTAAATTCAATTGA
- the LOC9267671 gene encoding large ribosomal subunit protein eL34, with the protein MVQRLTYRKRHSYATKSNQTRVVKTPGGKLVYQYTKKRASGPKCPVTGKKIQGIPHLRPAEYKRSRLSRNRRTVNRPYGGVLSGTAVRERIIRAFLVEEQKIVKKVLKIQKTKDKSASK; encoded by the exons atggTGCAGCGCCTGACGTACCGCAAAAGGCACAGCTATGCCACGAAGTCTAATCAGACGCGGGTCGTCAAGACTCCAG GTGGCAAGCTCGTGTACCAGTACACCAAGAAGAGGGCGAGCGGGCCCAAGTGCCCCGTGACCGGGAAGAAGATCCAGGGA ATTCCCCATCTCAGGCCTGCTGAGTACAAGAGATCCAGGTTGTCTAGGAACCGCAGAACTGTGAACCGTCCCTATGGTGGAGTGCTCTCTGGAACTGCAGTTAGGGAAAG GATCATTCGTGCTTTCTTGGTTGAAGAGCAGAAGATTGTGAAGAAAGTCTTGAAAATACAGAAAACCAAGGACAAGTCAGCCTCAAAGTAG